One genomic segment of Primulina tabacum isolate GXHZ01 chromosome 9, ASM2559414v2, whole genome shotgun sequence includes these proteins:
- the LOC142556043 gene encoding putative phospholipid-transporting ATPase 4 isoform X1: MARGRIRAKIRRSSLYTFACYHSHPSEAEGPHDIEGPGYSRMVYCNQPHMHVDKPLRYCSNYISTTKYNVLTFLPKAIFEQFRRVANLYFLLAAVLSITPISPFSAVSMIAPLGFVVGLSMAKEALEDWRRFIQDMKVNLRRASVHKKDGTFGQKPWMKIQVGNVVKVEKDQFFPADLLLLSSSYEDGICYVETMNLDGETNLKVKRSLEATLSLDDDSTFKDFSATIKCEDPNPNLYAFVGNFEYNRDVYPLDPSQILLRDSKLRNTAYVYGVVIFTGHDSKVMQNATKSPSKRSRVEKQMDKIIYILFTLLVFISFISSLGFIVKTEYDLPTWWYLQVPDDSGYFDPHKPLVSGFYHLVTALILYGYLIPISLYVSIEVVKVLQALFINKDLHMYDEETGTPAQARTSNLNEELGQVDTILSDKTGTLTCNQMNFLKCSIAGIAYGTCSSDVELAAAKQMALDEDRQSKAGTPPSWGKSRQGSGESEIELETVITSKDKDNHNKPAFKGFNFEDSRLMNGNWFKEPSADAILLFFRILSLCHTAIPEQDEETGVFTYEAESPDEGSFLVAAREFGFEFCRRTQSSIFVSERYPSFHEPVEREFKVLNLLDFTSKRKRMSVIVRDENGQILLLCKGADSIIFDRLSRYGRTYEVPTSKHLTDYGEVGLRTLALAYKKLDEAEYSAWNEDFMKAKTSIGGDRDLILERLSDMIERDLILVGATAVEDKLQKGVPQCIDKLAQAGLKIWVLTGDKMETAINIGFACSLLRQGMKQICITTNVGASAQNSKQTVKENILMQISDGSEMIKLEKDPHAAFALIIDGKTLTYALEDDMKHKFLNLAVSCASVICCRVSPKQKALVTRLVKQGTGKTTLAIGDGANDVGMIQEADIGVGISGCEGMQLDIILAVLQSVMASDFAIAQFRFLERLLVVHGHWCYKRIAQMICYFFYKNIAFGLTIFYFEAFAGFSGQSVYVDWYMLLFNVVLTSLPVISLGVFEQDVDSEVCLQFPALYQQGPKNLFFDWYRIFGWMANGLYTSLIIFFLNIIIFHDQAFRPGGQTADMIAVGTVMFTCVIWAVNCQIALTMSHFTWIQHFLVWGSIASWYLFLLIYGELQLSLNVNAFRILFEVLAPAPIYWCATLLVTVACNLPYLAHISFQRSFNPLDHHVIQEIKYYKRDIKDRHMWRRERSKARQTTKIGFTARVDAKIMQLRGRLNNKYSSQSKYVVMSQQT, encoded by the exons ATGGCTCGGGGCAGGATAAGGGCAAAGATCCGTAGGAGCAGTCTATACACTTTTGCTTGCTACCACTCACATCCTTCCGAGGCAGAAGGACCACATGACATTGAAGGACCTGGTTACTCTCGAATGGTTTATTGTAACCAGCCTCATATGCACGTGGACAAACCTCTTAGATACTGCTCAAATTATATTTCTACCACCAAGTATAACGTCCTTACTTTTCTCCCGAAGGCCATATTCGAACAGTTCAGACGTGTTGCCAACTTGTACTTCCTCTTGGCAGCAGTTTTGTCAATTACTCCTATATCACCTTTCTCTGCCGTGAGTATGATCGCACCGTTGGGCTTTGTGGTTGGATTGAGTATGGCTAAAGAAGCTCTTGAAGACTGGCGAAGGTTCATACAGGACATGAAGGTCAATTTGCGTAGAGCCAGTGTCCATAAAAAAGACGGCACATTTGGTCAAAAACCATGGATGAAAATTCAGGTCGGAAATGTAGTGAAAGTGGAAAAGGATCAGTTCTTCCCTGCGGATTTACTTCTCTTATCTTCCAGTTATGAAGATGGTATTTGCTATGTCGAAACTATGAACTTAGACGGGGAGACAAATTTGAAGGTAAAACGATCCTTGGAGGCGACTTTATCTCTTGATGATGATTCAACCTTTAAAGATTTCAGTGCGACCATAAAATGTGAGGATCCCAATCCAAATCTTTACGCTTTTGTTGGTAATTTTGAGTATAATCGCGATGTGTATCCTCTTGATCCGAGCCAGATTCTCCTGAGAGATTCGAAGCTTAGGAACACGGCCTATGTTTATGGGGTTGTGATATTCACCGGACATGATAGCAAAGTTATGCAAAATGCTACTAAATCACCTTCCAAAAGGAGCAGGGTTGAAAAACAAATggacaaaataatttatatcCTTTTCACCCTCCTGGTGTTCATCTCATTCATAAGCTCTTTGGGTTTTATCGTGAAAACTGAATATGATTTGCCAACGTGGTGGTATTTACAGGTCCCTGATGATAGTGGTTATTTTGATCCGCATAAGCCATTGGTGTCGGGGTTTTATCATCTGGTCACTGCTCTTATTTTATATGGATACTTAATACCAATTTCCCTCTATGTGTCAATTGAGGTTGTAAAAGTACTTCAAGCATTGTTCATAAACAAGGATCTTCATATGTATGATGAAGAGACTGGAACTCCTGCTCAAGCACGGACATCAAACTTAAATGAGGAGTTAGGACAGGTTGATACTATCCTCTCCGATAAAACAGGCACCTTGACATGCAATCAAATGAACTTTCTAAAATGCTCCATCGCGGGTATTGCATATGGCACATGTTCCAGCGACGTAGAGCTTGCTGCTGCAAAACAGATGGCCCTGGATGAAGATCGGCAGAGTAAAGCTGGTACACCTCCGTCATGGGGGAAAAGTCGGCAAGGATCTGGGGAATCAGAAATTGAGCTGGAGACCGTCATTACGTCAAAAGATAAAGATAACCATAATAAACCTGCATTTAAGGGGTTTAACTTCGAGGATAGCCGCCTCATGAATGGGAATTGGTTCAAAGAACCTAGTGCAGATGCCATACTATTATTTTTCAGGATACTATCACTTTGTCACACTGCAATTCCAGAACAGGATGAAGAGACCGGTGTCTTCACCTATGAAGCAGAATCGCCAGACGAAGGCTCATTTCTTGTTGCTGCCAGAGAATTTGGTTTTGAGTTTTGTAGAAGAACACAGTCAAGCATATTTGTCAGCGAGAGATATCCTTCCTTTCACGAGCCTGTTGAAAG GGAATTCAAAGTTCTTAATTTGTTGGATTTCACTAGCAAAAGGAAAAGAATGTCTGTCATCGTTCGTGATGAGAATGGTCAAATCCTTCTTCTGTGCAAAGGAGCTGACAG CATCATATTTGATAGGTTATCCAGGTATGGGAGAACATATGAGGTACCCACCTCAAAACATTTGACCGATTATGGGGAGGTTGGATTACGTACTCTAGCTCTTGCTTATAAGAAACTTGATGAGGCCGAGTATTCTGCCTGGAATGAAGATTTTATGAAAGCAAAGACCTCAATTGGTGGTGATAGGGACTTAATCCTCGAGCGCCTTTCTGACATGATAGAAAGGGATTTGATACTCGTTGGTGCAACTGCTGTGGAGGACAAATTACAGAAAGGG GTGCCGCAATGCATAGACAAATTGGCTCAGGCTGGTCTAAAGATCTGGGTTCTGACAGGTGATAAAATGGAAACTGCAATTAACATAGG ATTTGCTTGTAGTTTGCTTCGACAAGGCATGAAGCAAATATGTATAACAACTAATGTAGGTGCGTCGGCCCAAAATTCTAAACAG ACTGTGAAGGAGAACATATTGATGCAAATTAGTGATGGGTCTGAAATGATCAAGTTAGAAAAGGATCCCCATGCAGCATTTGCTTTGATAATTGATGGGAAAACTTTAACATATGCTCTCGAGGATGACATGAagcataaatttttaaatttagctGTTAGTTGTGCTTCAGTTATATGCTGTCGTGTGTCTCCAAAGCAGAAAGCTctg GTAACAAGATTAGTAAAACAAGGGACGGGAAAAACCACATTAGCAATTGGTGATGGTGCAAATGATGTTGGTATGATTCAAGAAGCGGATATTGGTGTTGGCATCAGTGGATGTGAAGGAATGCAG TTGGACATAATATTAGCAGTTTTGCAGTCTGTCATGGCGAGTGACTTTGCAATTGCTCAGTTTCGGTTTTTGGAGAGGCTTCTTGTCGTACATGGACACTGGTGTTACAAAAGAATTGCTCAGATG ATTTGCTATTtcttttacaagaacatagcTTTCGGCTTGACAATATTCTACTTTGAGGCATTTGCTGGATTTTCTGGGCAGTCAGTGTATGTTGACTGGTACATGCTTCTTTTCAATGTTGTTCTAACTTCCTTGCCTGTCATTTCGCTTGGAGTGTTTGAACAGGATGTAGATTCAGAAGTGTGCTTGCAG TTTCCAGCTTTATATCAGCAAGGGccgaaaaatttatttttcgacTGGTACAGAATATTTGGGTGGATGGCAAATGGTCTATACACATCTCTCATCATTTTTTTCCTGAACATCATCATCTTCCATGACCAAGCTTTTCGGCCTGGAGGCCAGACAGCAGATATGATTGCCGTAGGTACAGTCATGTTTACATGCGTCATTTGGGCTGTTAACTGTCAAATCGCTCTGACAATGAGCCATTTCACTTGGATACAACACTTTCTTGTTTGGGGCAGCATTGCTTCTTGGTACCTTTTCCTTTTAATATACGGTGAACTACAGCTATCGCTCAACGTAAATGCCTTTAGAATCCTCTTTGAAGTCTTGGCTCCCGCCCCTATATATTGGTGTGCCACCCTCTTGGTAACAGTGGCTTGTAATCTTCCATACCTTGCTCACATTTCATTCCAAAGATCATTCAATCCATTGGATCATCACGTGATCCAAGAGATCAAGTACTACAAGAGAGACATCAAGGATCGACATATGTGGAGGAGAGAACGGTCCAAAGCACGACAGACGACCAAGATTGGATTCACTGCAAGAGTTGATGCAAAAATAATGCAGCTGAGAGGGAGATTGAATAATAAGTATTCATCTCAAAGTAAATATGTTGTAATGTCCCAACAGACTTGA
- the LOC142556040 gene encoding casein kinase 1-like protein 2, whose protein sequence is MEPRVGNKFRLGRKIGSGSFGEIYLGTNIQTNEEVAIKLENVKTKHPQLMYESKLYKLLQGGTGIPNVRWFGVEGDYNVLVMDLLGPSLEDLFNFCSRKLSLKTVLMLADKMITRVEFIHSKSFLHRDIKPDNFLMGLGKRANQVYAIDFGLAKKYRDSSTQQHIPYRENKNLTGTARYASMNTHLGIEQSRRDDLESLGYVFMYFLRGSLPWQGLKAGTKKQKYERICEKKVSTSIETLCRSYPAEFASYFHYCRSLKFDDKPDYTYLKRIFRDLFIREGFQFDYVYDWTILNFQQSQLTNSPFGALDPTAGTSSGVRHTNIDRPSGGEEGKTLGWSANTTRGRNFLDSGSLSRQKDPVTSDSAMGKESSSTNIFRQNSSSRRLAVPTGHKPEISGQDPDRSRSLHKNSSFTRLDHKRFSSSKDPPNIQSYESALKGMESLNFGNNERVHY, encoded by the exons ATGGAACCGCGTGTGGGGAATAAATTTCGGCTGGGCCGGAAAATTGGGAGTGGCTCGTTTGGAGAGATCTATTTAG GAACTAACATTCAGACCAATGAAGAGGTTGCGATTAAGCTT GAAAATGTCAAGACTAAACATCCCCAGTTAATGTATGAGTCAAAGTTGTACAAATTACTTCAAGGAGGAA cTGGAATTCCAAATGTCAGATGGTTCGGAGTAGAGGGAGACTATAATGTTCTTGTTATGGATTTATTGGGACCTAGTCTTGAAGACTTGTTTAACTTCTGTAGTAGGAAGCTTTCACTTAAGACAGTGTTGATGCTGGCGGATAAAATG ATTACTCGTGTTGAGTTTATTCACTCTAAGTCTTTCCTGCATCGGGATATCAAGCCCGACAACTTTTTAATGGGTTTGGGAAAGCGTGCAAATCAG GTTTACGCAATTGATTTTGGGCTTGCCAAGAAATATAGGGATTCATCAACACAGCAGCACATTCCGTATAG ggaaaataaaaatttgactgGAACAGCCAGATACGCGAGCATGAATACGCATCTTGGCATTG AACAAAGTCGCAGGGATGATCTGGAATCACTTGGATATGTTTTCATGTACTTCTTAAGGGGAAG TCTTCCTTGGCAGGGGCTGAAGGCTGGAACCAAGAAACAGAAGTACGAGAGAATTTGCGAAAAGAAAGTTTCAACCTCCATTGAG ACTTTATGCCGCAGTTATCCTGCTGAGTTTGCGTCTTACTTCCATTATTGCCGTTCTCTTAAATTCGATGATAAACCAGATTATACCTATTTAAAGAGAATTTTCCGTGACCTTTTTATCCGCGAAG GTTTTCAATTTGATTATGTTTATGACTGGACAATTTTGAACTTTCAACAATCCCAGCTCACCAATTCTCCCTTTGGGGCCCTT gACCCCACTGCAGGAACAAGTTCGGGGGTGCGCCACACTAATATTGATAGGCCATCAG GTGGTGAAGAAGGGAAGACCCTTGGTTGGTCTGCAAATACTACTCGTGGCAGAAACTTTTTGGATTCTGGAAGCTTATCTAGACAGAAAGACCCAGTAACTAGTGACTCAGCCATGGGTAAAGAA TCATCTAGCACAAACATTTTCCGACAAAATTCATCTTCAAGACGACTTGCTGTCCCAACCGGTCACAAGCCTGAGATTTCTGGCCAAGATCCTGACCGTTCACGCTCACTCCACAAAAATTCAAGCTTCACACGATTGGATCACAAGCGCTTTTCTTCTTCAAAAGACCCGCCCAACATACAGAGTTATGAATCTGCATTGAAAGGAATGGAGAGCCTGAACTTTGGCAATAACGAAAGGGTGCATTATTAG
- the LOC142556043 gene encoding putative phospholipid-transporting ATPase 4 isoform X2, whose translation MARGRIRAKIRRSSLYTFACYHSHPSEAEGPHDIEGPGYSRMVYCNQPHMHVDKPLRYCSNYISTTKYNVLTFLPKAIFEQFRRVANLYFLLAAVLSITPISPFSAVSMIAPLGFVVGLSMAKEALEDWRRFIQDMKVNLRRASVHKKDGTFGQKPWMKIQVGNVVKVEKDQFFPADLLLLSSSYEDGICYVETMNLDGETNLKVKRSLEATLSLDDDSTFKDFSATIKCEDPNPNLYAFVGNFEYNRDVYPLDPSQILLRDSKLRNTAYVYGVVIFTGHDSKVMQNATKSPSKRSRVEKQMDKIIYILFTLLVFISFISSLGFIVKTEYDLPTWWYLQVPDDSGYFDPHKPLVSGFYHLVTALILYGYLIPISLYVSIEVVKVLQALFINKDLHMYDEETGTPAQARTSNLNEELGQVDTILSDKTGTLTCNQMNFLKCSIAGIAYGTCSSDVELAAAKQMALDEDRQSKAGTPPSWGKSRQGSGESEIELETVITSKDKDNHNKPAFKGFNFEDSRLMNGNWFKEPSADAILLFFRILSLCHTAIPEQDEETGVFTYEAESPDEGSFLVAAREFGFEFCRRTQSSIFVSERYPSFHEPVEREFKVLNLLDFTSKRKRMSVIVRDENGQILLLCKGADSIIFDRLSRYGRTYEVPTSKHLTDYGEVGLRTLALAYKKLDEAEYSAWNEDFMKAKTSIGGDRDLILERLSDMIERDLILVGATAVEDKLQKGVPQCIDKLAQAGLKIWVLTGDKMETAINIGFACSLLRQGMKQICITTNVGASAQNSKQTVKENILMQISDGSEMIKLEKDPHAAFALIIDGKTLTYALEDDMKHKFLNLAVSCASVICCRVSPKQKALVTRLVKQGTGKTTLAIGDGANDVGMIQEADIGVGISGCEGMQSVMASDFAIAQFRFLERLLVVHGHWCYKRIAQMICYFFYKNIAFGLTIFYFEAFAGFSGQSVYVDWYMLLFNVVLTSLPVISLGVFEQDVDSEVCLQFPALYQQGPKNLFFDWYRIFGWMANGLYTSLIIFFLNIIIFHDQAFRPGGQTADMIAVGTVMFTCVIWAVNCQIALTMSHFTWIQHFLVWGSIASWYLFLLIYGELQLSLNVNAFRILFEVLAPAPIYWCATLLVTVACNLPYLAHISFQRSFNPLDHHVIQEIKYYKRDIKDRHMWRRERSKARQTTKIGFTARVDAKIMQLRGRLNNKYSSQSKYVVMSQQT comes from the exons ATGGCTCGGGGCAGGATAAGGGCAAAGATCCGTAGGAGCAGTCTATACACTTTTGCTTGCTACCACTCACATCCTTCCGAGGCAGAAGGACCACATGACATTGAAGGACCTGGTTACTCTCGAATGGTTTATTGTAACCAGCCTCATATGCACGTGGACAAACCTCTTAGATACTGCTCAAATTATATTTCTACCACCAAGTATAACGTCCTTACTTTTCTCCCGAAGGCCATATTCGAACAGTTCAGACGTGTTGCCAACTTGTACTTCCTCTTGGCAGCAGTTTTGTCAATTACTCCTATATCACCTTTCTCTGCCGTGAGTATGATCGCACCGTTGGGCTTTGTGGTTGGATTGAGTATGGCTAAAGAAGCTCTTGAAGACTGGCGAAGGTTCATACAGGACATGAAGGTCAATTTGCGTAGAGCCAGTGTCCATAAAAAAGACGGCACATTTGGTCAAAAACCATGGATGAAAATTCAGGTCGGAAATGTAGTGAAAGTGGAAAAGGATCAGTTCTTCCCTGCGGATTTACTTCTCTTATCTTCCAGTTATGAAGATGGTATTTGCTATGTCGAAACTATGAACTTAGACGGGGAGACAAATTTGAAGGTAAAACGATCCTTGGAGGCGACTTTATCTCTTGATGATGATTCAACCTTTAAAGATTTCAGTGCGACCATAAAATGTGAGGATCCCAATCCAAATCTTTACGCTTTTGTTGGTAATTTTGAGTATAATCGCGATGTGTATCCTCTTGATCCGAGCCAGATTCTCCTGAGAGATTCGAAGCTTAGGAACACGGCCTATGTTTATGGGGTTGTGATATTCACCGGACATGATAGCAAAGTTATGCAAAATGCTACTAAATCACCTTCCAAAAGGAGCAGGGTTGAAAAACAAATggacaaaataatttatatcCTTTTCACCCTCCTGGTGTTCATCTCATTCATAAGCTCTTTGGGTTTTATCGTGAAAACTGAATATGATTTGCCAACGTGGTGGTATTTACAGGTCCCTGATGATAGTGGTTATTTTGATCCGCATAAGCCATTGGTGTCGGGGTTTTATCATCTGGTCACTGCTCTTATTTTATATGGATACTTAATACCAATTTCCCTCTATGTGTCAATTGAGGTTGTAAAAGTACTTCAAGCATTGTTCATAAACAAGGATCTTCATATGTATGATGAAGAGACTGGAACTCCTGCTCAAGCACGGACATCAAACTTAAATGAGGAGTTAGGACAGGTTGATACTATCCTCTCCGATAAAACAGGCACCTTGACATGCAATCAAATGAACTTTCTAAAATGCTCCATCGCGGGTATTGCATATGGCACATGTTCCAGCGACGTAGAGCTTGCTGCTGCAAAACAGATGGCCCTGGATGAAGATCGGCAGAGTAAAGCTGGTACACCTCCGTCATGGGGGAAAAGTCGGCAAGGATCTGGGGAATCAGAAATTGAGCTGGAGACCGTCATTACGTCAAAAGATAAAGATAACCATAATAAACCTGCATTTAAGGGGTTTAACTTCGAGGATAGCCGCCTCATGAATGGGAATTGGTTCAAAGAACCTAGTGCAGATGCCATACTATTATTTTTCAGGATACTATCACTTTGTCACACTGCAATTCCAGAACAGGATGAAGAGACCGGTGTCTTCACCTATGAAGCAGAATCGCCAGACGAAGGCTCATTTCTTGTTGCTGCCAGAGAATTTGGTTTTGAGTTTTGTAGAAGAACACAGTCAAGCATATTTGTCAGCGAGAGATATCCTTCCTTTCACGAGCCTGTTGAAAG GGAATTCAAAGTTCTTAATTTGTTGGATTTCACTAGCAAAAGGAAAAGAATGTCTGTCATCGTTCGTGATGAGAATGGTCAAATCCTTCTTCTGTGCAAAGGAGCTGACAG CATCATATTTGATAGGTTATCCAGGTATGGGAGAACATATGAGGTACCCACCTCAAAACATTTGACCGATTATGGGGAGGTTGGATTACGTACTCTAGCTCTTGCTTATAAGAAACTTGATGAGGCCGAGTATTCTGCCTGGAATGAAGATTTTATGAAAGCAAAGACCTCAATTGGTGGTGATAGGGACTTAATCCTCGAGCGCCTTTCTGACATGATAGAAAGGGATTTGATACTCGTTGGTGCAACTGCTGTGGAGGACAAATTACAGAAAGGG GTGCCGCAATGCATAGACAAATTGGCTCAGGCTGGTCTAAAGATCTGGGTTCTGACAGGTGATAAAATGGAAACTGCAATTAACATAGG ATTTGCTTGTAGTTTGCTTCGACAAGGCATGAAGCAAATATGTATAACAACTAATGTAGGTGCGTCGGCCCAAAATTCTAAACAG ACTGTGAAGGAGAACATATTGATGCAAATTAGTGATGGGTCTGAAATGATCAAGTTAGAAAAGGATCCCCATGCAGCATTTGCTTTGATAATTGATGGGAAAACTTTAACATATGCTCTCGAGGATGACATGAagcataaatttttaaatttagctGTTAGTTGTGCTTCAGTTATATGCTGTCGTGTGTCTCCAAAGCAGAAAGCTctg GTAACAAGATTAGTAAAACAAGGGACGGGAAAAACCACATTAGCAATTGGTGATGGTGCAAATGATGTTGGTATGATTCAAGAAGCGGATATTGGTGTTGGCATCAGTGGATGTGAAGGAATGCAG TCTGTCATGGCGAGTGACTTTGCAATTGCTCAGTTTCGGTTTTTGGAGAGGCTTCTTGTCGTACATGGACACTGGTGTTACAAAAGAATTGCTCAGATG ATTTGCTATTtcttttacaagaacatagcTTTCGGCTTGACAATATTCTACTTTGAGGCATTTGCTGGATTTTCTGGGCAGTCAGTGTATGTTGACTGGTACATGCTTCTTTTCAATGTTGTTCTAACTTCCTTGCCTGTCATTTCGCTTGGAGTGTTTGAACAGGATGTAGATTCAGAAGTGTGCTTGCAG TTTCCAGCTTTATATCAGCAAGGGccgaaaaatttatttttcgacTGGTACAGAATATTTGGGTGGATGGCAAATGGTCTATACACATCTCTCATCATTTTTTTCCTGAACATCATCATCTTCCATGACCAAGCTTTTCGGCCTGGAGGCCAGACAGCAGATATGATTGCCGTAGGTACAGTCATGTTTACATGCGTCATTTGGGCTGTTAACTGTCAAATCGCTCTGACAATGAGCCATTTCACTTGGATACAACACTTTCTTGTTTGGGGCAGCATTGCTTCTTGGTACCTTTTCCTTTTAATATACGGTGAACTACAGCTATCGCTCAACGTAAATGCCTTTAGAATCCTCTTTGAAGTCTTGGCTCCCGCCCCTATATATTGGTGTGCCACCCTCTTGGTAACAGTGGCTTGTAATCTTCCATACCTTGCTCACATTTCATTCCAAAGATCATTCAATCCATTGGATCATCACGTGATCCAAGAGATCAAGTACTACAAGAGAGACATCAAGGATCGACATATGTGGAGGAGAGAACGGTCCAAAGCACGACAGACGACCAAGATTGGATTCACTGCAAGAGTTGATGCAAAAATAATGCAGCTGAGAGGGAGATTGAATAATAAGTATTCATCTCAAAGTAAATATGTTGTAATGTCCCAACAGACTTGA